Proteins encoded by one window of Aspergillus chevalieri M1 DNA, chromosome 6, nearly complete sequence:
- a CDS encoding uncharacterized protein (COG:S;~EggNog:ENOG410PGYV;~InterPro:IPR013877,IPR040347;~PFAM:PF08568;~go_process: GO:0034599 - cellular response to oxidative stress [Evidence IEA]): MTDTEDPLIAALPPATDYLTYLTILEYQLTPARLPTLHKLLQDETLTTNIGWDLVQLLLPMLPQSSECLQDIARLGNPREVILRVSDALMKLQPDDEDEEEDIGDTGEGSSVQETQEMDGSLPRHILKFNCLMAMLSVLHRRIQTKSPSRFIATSLQAALEAYTLMPTNETTIALLEFFRDVAPSKRPAPPPRAASESSILRVSEASAPDPEAEAQSTAPSSNDETILVRKFLQFGLIELLKSYLLSFSSPMDSGMSWAIRLQEKLRPNLCIPGRESQTDVYTSTKHLKERDLIMAKITALSRDFGLDDKQLLAIVSQPSESHPPPLDFDEPPKNPEDIPLERHGSLLLLAARAAVAELFSSGQVTPIAVFPDLAQLFSNFVGGFKTPDEVAFGQPQPLLDSLLTLTVFSMENAIGEPSSETEFNNFVLELTACTARQNYSTLRQIPSTIIHSHPSEVTRFKLIRKVLEDDTLLTAKDSAIGWLKDEILATTEQTPESSIFQDSHYFSVLFPLLFNSTHLFLDVSSEIVASWIKFSQTLTPSIHAALGLYYVIVSSPKLRERLQLEKTYLSFRNRFLEPLKSLCHAFEADLMDHGGEGRIQSAVGEDMVEVGMARSVGVVSHTLEQVEDTVGDAFVLSDKELQEPNADDIARVDAIQKETAP; this comes from the exons CCGAATGTCTGCAAGATATCGCCCGTCTGGGGAATCCGAGAGAAGTCATCCTGCGTGTTTCAGAtgctttgatgaaactgcagccggatgacgaagatgaggaggaagatattgGGGATACTGGGGAAGGGAGTAGCGTGCAGGAAACACAAGAGATGGATGGTAGTCTTCCACGGCATATCTTGAAGTTCAACTGTCTCATGGCCATGCTATCGGTACTCCATCGTCGCATCCAAACAAAGTCCCCGAGCCGCTTCATCGCTACGTCCCTTCAGGCCGCACTGGAAGCCTATACCCTGATGCCAACGAACGAGACCACAATCGCACTGCTGGAGTTCTTCAGAGACGTCGCCCCTTCGAAGAGGCCCGCGCCCCCGCCGAGAGCAGCTAGCGAATCCAGCATCTTGCGAGTTTCAGAGGCATCTGCCCCCGATCCCGAAGCTGAAGCACAGTCGACTGCGCCTTCGAGCAATGACGAAACTATACTTGTGAGGAAGTTCTTGCAATTTGGTCTGATCGAATTGCTCAAGTCATATCTCTTGAGTTTCTCGAGTCCTATGGACTCAGGCATGTCGTGGGCCATTAGGTTGCAAGAAAAGCTACGTCCGAACTTGTGTATACCGGGGAGAGAGTCGCAGACAGACGTATACACTTCTACAAAGCATCTCAAAGAAAGAGATTTGATTATGGCAAAGATCACT GCTCTGTCTCGAGACTTTGGTTTAGATGACAAGCAACTTCTTGCGATTGTTTCTCAACCGTCCGAAAGCCATCCTCCACCGCTAGACTTTGACGAACCCCCAAAGAACCCCGAAGACATCCCGCTTGAGAGACACGgctcgttgttgctgttggctGCGCGGGCCGCGGTGGCAGAGCTGTTTTCGTCAGGACAGGTCACGCCGATTGCGGTTTTCCCTGACCTGGCTCAACTGTTCTCAAACTTTGTTGGGGGTTTCAAGACTCCAGATGAGGTGGCATTCGGGCAACCGCAGCCCCTTCTGGACTCCTTACTGACATTGACGGTGTTCTCCATGGAGAATGCCATTGGGGAGCCATCCTCTGAGACGGAGTTCAACAACTTCGTTCTGGAGCTTACGGCCTGTACAGCGCGCCAAAACTACAGCACACTCCGACAGATACCATCCACCATCATCCACAGCCATCCATCCGAAGTGACTCGCTTCAAATTGATCCGAAAGGTCCTAGAGGACGATACCTTACTAACCGCCAAAGACAGCGCTATCGGATGGCTCAAAGACGAAATCTTGGCCACCACAGAGCAAACTCCTGAGTCCAGCATCTTCCAGGACTCACACTACTTCTCCGTCCTCTTCCCCCTTCTCTTCAACTCCACTCATCTCTTCCTCGACGTCTCCTCCGAAATTGTCGCCTCCTGGATCAAATTCTCCCAAACGCTCACGCCATCCATCCACGCCGCCCTAGGCCTTTACTACGTCATCGTCTCCTCCCCGAAACTCCGCGAACGCCTCCAACTCGAAAAGACATATCTCTCCTTCCGCAATCGATTCCTGGAACCCCTCAAATCCCTCTGCCATGCCTTCGAGGCCGATTTGATGGACCACGGCGGCGAGGGACGCATTCAATCTGCTGTAGGCGAGGATATGGTTGAGGTTGGGATGGCACGCTCTGTGGGAGTTGTCTCGCATACACTGGAGCAAGTTGAGGATACCGTCGGGGATGCGTTTGTGCTTTCTGATAAGGAGTTGCAGGAGCCGAATGCGGATGATATTGCGAGGGTTGATGCTATCCAGAAGGAAACTGCACCATAA